The proteins below come from a single Alligator mississippiensis isolate rAllMis1 chromosome 2, rAllMis1, whole genome shotgun sequence genomic window:
- the LOC106740518 gene encoding toll-like receptor 2 type-2 isoform X1, with translation MPIPIKEHFENAKSDKILKKIKPSRMTENIWRIWIIYTVITAKVSEERATKQVCPSCDAAHFCDCSSLGLNTIPSGITSEITGLNLAHNKIEHISENDLRSGVNLRVLLLQSNQIWTIGEDSFHSLGKLEHLDLSNNNLTRLSPTWFRDFVSLQHLDIRGNFYAELGEGSLFSNLKNLRNLYLGNKDRFLAIQQQDFEGITVLEQLEIQGEKLHWYEQGSLKSIRNINHIIINVRGISVLSSILRDLVNSVTCLELRNIAFRTENETMLLNIMIPSVMKKLLFRNVLLTDQSIPSMMGIMANMRQLVELEAEDCTLQGTGQWSEQGPADKPFPVKVLTIWNVSIEKFYLFTDLYAVLNLIGNLTKVTVGNTKVFLVPCLISKRLLSLEFLDLSDNLLSDPALGHSACMGAWPVLNTLNLSQNSLSNLKMTGKSLAHLQKLTNLDISQNNFGQMPEVCEWPENLKYLNLSGTQIPKLTGCIPPTLEVLDVSSNNLIEFRIELPLLRELYIAQNKLKALPDAALLPNIVALTITRNKLNSFSKEEHKSFKNMKRLEAGDNNFICSCEFLSFIQSEAGIAHVLADWPENYICDSPSAVRGKQVEAAQLSLMECHQTLVVSSICILLFLLILLIVIVGYKLHAFWYMKMTWSWLQAKRKPRKVQTKDICYDAFVSYSERDSEWVENLMVQELEHANPPLKLCLHKRDFMPGKWIVDNIIDSIEKSHKTLFVLSEHFVQSEWCKYELDFSHFRLFDENNDTAILILLEPIQGKAIPKRFCKLRKLMNTKTYLEWPLEEVQQQVFWSKLKEALMS, from the coding sequence ataagatattgaaaaaaattaaaccaagCAGGATGACAGAAAACATTTGGAGAATCTGGATCATCTACACAGTCATAACTGCAAAGGTTTCAGAAGAAAGAGCCACAAAGCAGGTTTGTCCTTCGTGTGATGCTGCTCATTTTTGTGACTGTTCTTCCTTGGGGCTGAACACCATTCCTTCAGGGATAACAAGTGAAATCACAGGACTAAACCTGGCCCACAACAAGATAGAACACATCAGTGAAAATGACCTGAGGTCAGGCGTGAACCTCCGTGTGCTGTTGCTGCAATCAAATCAAATTTGGACAATAGGCGAGGATTCATTTCACTCCCTTGGAAAACTGGAGCATTTGGATTTATCCAATAATAACTTGACTCGCTTGTCACCTACTTGGTTCAGGGACTTTGTTTCCTTACAGCACCTGGACATACGGGGTAATTTCTATGCAGAACTTGGAGAAGGGTCCCTGTTTTCAAATCTTAAGAATCTGAGAAATTTGTACCTTGGGAATAAAGATCGCTTCCTTGCtatacagcagcaggactttgaAGGAATTACTGTTCTTGAGCAACTTGAAATTCAGGGGGAAAAGCTCCATTGGTATGAGCAGGGAAGTTTGAAATCCATTAGGAACATAAATCACATAATCATAAATGTAAGAGGTATTTCTGTGCTATCATCAATTCTGAGGGATCTTGTAAATTCTGTAACCTGCTTAGAACTGAGAAATATAGCCTTCAGGACAGAAAATGAAACTATGTTACTGAATATAATGATTCCTTCTGTTATGAAGAAACTCCTGTTTAGAAATGTTTTGCTTACAGATCAAAGCATCCCTAGTATGATGGGCATCATGGCGAACATGAGGCAATTGGTAGAGCTGGAGGCAGAAGACTGTACGTTGCAGGGGACTGGACAATGGTCTGAACAAGGTCCTGCAGACAAACCATTCCCTGTTAAAGTACTGACAATATGGAACGTATCCATCgaaaaattttatttatttacagatCTTTATGCTGTGTTAAATCTTATAGGTAACCTTACAAAGGTAACTGTTGGCAATACTAAGGTCTTCTTGGTTCCTTGCCTCATTTCAAAACGTTTGCTTTCACTGGAGTTTCTTGACCTAAGTGACAACTTGCTTTCAGATCCCGCTTTGGGGCATTCAGCATGTATGGGCGCTTGGCCTGTTCTGAACACTTTAAATTTAAGTCAGAATTCCTTGAGCAATTTAAAGATGACTGGAAAAAGTTTAGCTCACCTACAGAAGCTAACAAACCTAGACATTAGCCAGAATAATTTTGGACAGATGCCGGAAGTATGTGAATGGCCGGAAAAcctgaaatatttaaatttatCAGGCACTCAAATCCCCAAGCTAACAGGTTGCATTCCTCCAACTCTTGAAGTTTTGGATGTTAGTAGCAACAACCTGATTGAATTTAGAATAGAGCTCCCACTCCTCCGAGAGCTATACATTGCCCAAAACAAATTAAAGGCCTTGCCGGATGCTGCACTTCTTCCTAATATAGTGGCTCTGACAATCACAAGAAATAAATTAAAcagtttttccaaggaagaacacAAATCCTTTAAGAACATGaagaggctggaggctggggacaATAATTTCATCTGCTCTTGTGAATTTCTCTCCTTCATTCAGTCTGAGGCAGGAATAGCCCATGTCTTGGCTGACTGGCCAGAAAACTACATTTGTGACTCTCCATCTGCTGTGAGAGGGAAGCAGGTGGAAGCTGCTCAGCTTTCGCTGATGGAATGCCACCAAACACTGGTGGTGTCCTCAATCTGCATTCTGCTGTTCCTACTCATCCTGCTCATTGTGATTGTGGGGTACAAGCTGCATGCATTCTGGTATATGAAAATGACTTGGTCTTGGCTTCAAGCAAAAAGGAAGCCACGGAAAGTGCAAACAAAGGACATCTGCTATGATGCTTTTGTTTCCTACAGTGAGAGAGACTCTGAGTGGGTTGAAAACTTAATGGTACAGGAACTGGAGCACGCCAACCCCCCTCTGAAACTGTGTCTTCACAAACGGGATTTTATGCCTGGGAAGTGGATTGTTGATAACATCATTGACTCCATTGAGAAGAGTCATAAGACGCTGTTTGTGCTGTCAGAGCACTTTGTGCAGAGCGAGTGGTGCAAGTATGAGCTGGACTTCTCCCACTTCCGCCTCTTTGATGAGAACAATGATACAGCTATTCTGATTCTTTTAGAGCCCATTCAAGGAAAGGCGATTCCCAAAAGGTTCTGCAAACTGAGGAAATTAATGAACACAAAGACCTACCTGGAATGGCCTCTTGAGGAAGTGCAGCAGCAAGTATTTTGGAGTAAGTTAAAAGAGGCCTTAATGTCATAG
- the LOC106740518 gene encoding toll-like receptor 2 type-2 isoform X2, which produces MTENIWRIWIIYTVITAKVSEERATKQVCPSCDAAHFCDCSSLGLNTIPSGITSEITGLNLAHNKIEHISENDLRSGVNLRVLLLQSNQIWTIGEDSFHSLGKLEHLDLSNNNLTRLSPTWFRDFVSLQHLDIRGNFYAELGEGSLFSNLKNLRNLYLGNKDRFLAIQQQDFEGITVLEQLEIQGEKLHWYEQGSLKSIRNINHIIINVRGISVLSSILRDLVNSVTCLELRNIAFRTENETMLLNIMIPSVMKKLLFRNVLLTDQSIPSMMGIMANMRQLVELEAEDCTLQGTGQWSEQGPADKPFPVKVLTIWNVSIEKFYLFTDLYAVLNLIGNLTKVTVGNTKVFLVPCLISKRLLSLEFLDLSDNLLSDPALGHSACMGAWPVLNTLNLSQNSLSNLKMTGKSLAHLQKLTNLDISQNNFGQMPEVCEWPENLKYLNLSGTQIPKLTGCIPPTLEVLDVSSNNLIEFRIELPLLRELYIAQNKLKALPDAALLPNIVALTITRNKLNSFSKEEHKSFKNMKRLEAGDNNFICSCEFLSFIQSEAGIAHVLADWPENYICDSPSAVRGKQVEAAQLSLMECHQTLVVSSICILLFLLILLIVIVGYKLHAFWYMKMTWSWLQAKRKPRKVQTKDICYDAFVSYSERDSEWVENLMVQELEHANPPLKLCLHKRDFMPGKWIVDNIIDSIEKSHKTLFVLSEHFVQSEWCKYELDFSHFRLFDENNDTAILILLEPIQGKAIPKRFCKLRKLMNTKTYLEWPLEEVQQQVFWSKLKEALMS; this is translated from the coding sequence ATGACAGAAAACATTTGGAGAATCTGGATCATCTACACAGTCATAACTGCAAAGGTTTCAGAAGAAAGAGCCACAAAGCAGGTTTGTCCTTCGTGTGATGCTGCTCATTTTTGTGACTGTTCTTCCTTGGGGCTGAACACCATTCCTTCAGGGATAACAAGTGAAATCACAGGACTAAACCTGGCCCACAACAAGATAGAACACATCAGTGAAAATGACCTGAGGTCAGGCGTGAACCTCCGTGTGCTGTTGCTGCAATCAAATCAAATTTGGACAATAGGCGAGGATTCATTTCACTCCCTTGGAAAACTGGAGCATTTGGATTTATCCAATAATAACTTGACTCGCTTGTCACCTACTTGGTTCAGGGACTTTGTTTCCTTACAGCACCTGGACATACGGGGTAATTTCTATGCAGAACTTGGAGAAGGGTCCCTGTTTTCAAATCTTAAGAATCTGAGAAATTTGTACCTTGGGAATAAAGATCGCTTCCTTGCtatacagcagcaggactttgaAGGAATTACTGTTCTTGAGCAACTTGAAATTCAGGGGGAAAAGCTCCATTGGTATGAGCAGGGAAGTTTGAAATCCATTAGGAACATAAATCACATAATCATAAATGTAAGAGGTATTTCTGTGCTATCATCAATTCTGAGGGATCTTGTAAATTCTGTAACCTGCTTAGAACTGAGAAATATAGCCTTCAGGACAGAAAATGAAACTATGTTACTGAATATAATGATTCCTTCTGTTATGAAGAAACTCCTGTTTAGAAATGTTTTGCTTACAGATCAAAGCATCCCTAGTATGATGGGCATCATGGCGAACATGAGGCAATTGGTAGAGCTGGAGGCAGAAGACTGTACGTTGCAGGGGACTGGACAATGGTCTGAACAAGGTCCTGCAGACAAACCATTCCCTGTTAAAGTACTGACAATATGGAACGTATCCATCgaaaaattttatttatttacagatCTTTATGCTGTGTTAAATCTTATAGGTAACCTTACAAAGGTAACTGTTGGCAATACTAAGGTCTTCTTGGTTCCTTGCCTCATTTCAAAACGTTTGCTTTCACTGGAGTTTCTTGACCTAAGTGACAACTTGCTTTCAGATCCCGCTTTGGGGCATTCAGCATGTATGGGCGCTTGGCCTGTTCTGAACACTTTAAATTTAAGTCAGAATTCCTTGAGCAATTTAAAGATGACTGGAAAAAGTTTAGCTCACCTACAGAAGCTAACAAACCTAGACATTAGCCAGAATAATTTTGGACAGATGCCGGAAGTATGTGAATGGCCGGAAAAcctgaaatatttaaatttatCAGGCACTCAAATCCCCAAGCTAACAGGTTGCATTCCTCCAACTCTTGAAGTTTTGGATGTTAGTAGCAACAACCTGATTGAATTTAGAATAGAGCTCCCACTCCTCCGAGAGCTATACATTGCCCAAAACAAATTAAAGGCCTTGCCGGATGCTGCACTTCTTCCTAATATAGTGGCTCTGACAATCACAAGAAATAAATTAAAcagtttttccaaggaagaacacAAATCCTTTAAGAACATGaagaggctggaggctggggacaATAATTTCATCTGCTCTTGTGAATTTCTCTCCTTCATTCAGTCTGAGGCAGGAATAGCCCATGTCTTGGCTGACTGGCCAGAAAACTACATTTGTGACTCTCCATCTGCTGTGAGAGGGAAGCAGGTGGAAGCTGCTCAGCTTTCGCTGATGGAATGCCACCAAACACTGGTGGTGTCCTCAATCTGCATTCTGCTGTTCCTACTCATCCTGCTCATTGTGATTGTGGGGTACAAGCTGCATGCATTCTGGTATATGAAAATGACTTGGTCTTGGCTTCAAGCAAAAAGGAAGCCACGGAAAGTGCAAACAAAGGACATCTGCTATGATGCTTTTGTTTCCTACAGTGAGAGAGACTCTGAGTGGGTTGAAAACTTAATGGTACAGGAACTGGAGCACGCCAACCCCCCTCTGAAACTGTGTCTTCACAAACGGGATTTTATGCCTGGGAAGTGGATTGTTGATAACATCATTGACTCCATTGAGAAGAGTCATAAGACGCTGTTTGTGCTGTCAGAGCACTTTGTGCAGAGCGAGTGGTGCAAGTATGAGCTGGACTTCTCCCACTTCCGCCTCTTTGATGAGAACAATGATACAGCTATTCTGATTCTTTTAGAGCCCATTCAAGGAAAGGCGATTCCCAAAAGGTTCTGCAAACTGAGGAAATTAATGAACACAAAGACCTACCTGGAATGGCCTCTTGAGGAAGTGCAGCAGCAAGTATTTTGGAGTAAGTTAAAAGAGGCCTTAATGTCATAG